The genome window AAGAGAGTGCAACGGCAATGCTGGTGTAGGCAACGCCGTAGAGGATCGACATCGCGAGCAGGCCGACGTAGTCGGCGACGTCGAACGCCCCGAGCATCGCGGCGACGACGACGGCCGCGAGGACGAAGCCGACGATCAGCGAGATCGACAGTACAGCAGAGCGGCCGATGAGTTTGCCGAGCAGCACGTCCTTTCGGGAGTGAGGGAGCGAGAGCAGGATCTTAATACTGCCGCGTTCGCGCTCACCGGCGATCGCCTTCCAGCCCAGAATCAGGGCGATCAGCGGGATCACGAGCCGAGTGATCTCGCTGACGAAGACCACGAGTGCCTCCGTCGTCGCGCCGGCCTGAGCGATGTCCTCGCCGAAGTAGGAGACGACGCCGGTAATCGTGACCAACAACGTGAAGAAGAAGACGCTCAGGCCCCAGAACAGCCACGAGCGAACGGCGTCCTGAAAGTCCTTTTTCGCGATCGCCCGGACGCTGTCGGGGTTGATCGAACTCGAGGGCGAAGCGGGCTCGGCTGAAACAGCGTCCGTTCCGGTGTCAGTTTCGGGACTCATCGCGCATGCACCTCCGTTCCCCCGTCGGCCGTATACGACTGGAAGACGTCCTCGAGCGACGCTTCGCGCGTCGAGAAGTCCTGCACGTCGATGCCGCGCTCTTCGAGTTCGCCGAGCACGGCAGTTTTCGAGCCGTCGACCTGAACGACCAGCGTCGGCGGCTGTCCGTCCTCGGAGGTGGCGCTCGAGACGTCGGGCAGTGATCGGACGGCCTGGAGGTCGTCGTCGTCGACCCGGTCGACGGTCACGCGCAGGGTCGTCCCATCACCGACGGACTCTCGGAGGCCGGAAACGGTGTCGATAGCGACCATCTCGCCCTCACGGAGGATGCCGACGCGGTCACAGACCGCTTCGACTTGCTCCATGATGTGACTCGAGAAGAAGACGGTCGCGCCGCGGGCGTTCTCCTCGCGGACGATATCACGCATCTCGCGTGCCCCGTTGGGGTCGAGACCGGTGGAAGGTTCGTCCAAGATAAGGAGGTCGGGTTCGCCCACGAGCGCCATCGCGAGCATCAGTCGCTGGGACATTCCCTTCGAGAAGCCGCCGGCTTTTTTGTCGATCGCGTCTTCGAGGCCGACGCGCTCGAGGAGCGCCAGCGGGTCGTCGGCGGCACCTTTCGACTCGATAGCGAACTCGAGGTGCTGGCGGGCCGTCAGGCGGTCGTAGGTCTCGACGCCTTCGGGGAGGACGCCGGTTCGTGACCGGATCGTCCGGCTGTGGGCCTGGGCGTCGAGGCCGAGGACCTCGACCCGGCCGGTGGTCGGCCGGATGAAATCGAGGAGGATGTTGATCGTCGTCGACTTGCCGGCACCGTTGGGGCCTAAAAATCCGAACACCTCGCCCTCTTCGACCTCGAACGAGAGGTCAGAAAGCGCGAGCAGTTGCCCGTAGGACTTGGTCAAGCCGTCGACTCGAATAGCGGACATGGGTGGAGTCACACCCGCGTTTCCGATAAGGTTTGTCACTCGAGACGCATAATATACGTCAGTCGGCCCGAGAATAAATGCCACTGAACGCCCGTGGATAGTCGGCGAAGCCGGTCCATCGACGCTCGAGACCGTCCGGTGACGAACTGGAGACGACCGAGGCCAGACGGAATCAGATCGGATCGTCCGGATCAAACGCTCGAGCGACGCGGTCCGCCTCCGCAGCATATCGGTCGCGGGTCGCCGCGTCGTCGACGGACTCGAGGTCGGCGTCCGGGACGGCAACGGCCGCGGTGACGGGAGTTCCGGTTCGCAGTGCCGTCGAGGACCGCTGTCGTCGCTGGTAGCGCGAGCCGTCCGGCGTCGCATAGACGAGCGTCACGAGGTTACGGTCGCCGAACGTGCGTTCGACGAGCCAACACCGGCTGGTCGAGTCGGACATACCCGAACTAATGGATCGAGCCCCGAGAGGGTACCGGCTCGAGCGGGCCACGATGTTCTTGTGGTTCGCCGATCCAGATACGACGGAGGAGTATCGATGG of Natrarchaeobaculum sulfurireducens contains these proteins:
- a CDS encoding ABC transporter permease, which translates into the protein MSPETDTGTDAVSAEPASPSSSINPDSVRAIAKKDFQDAVRSWLFWGLSVFFFTLLVTITGVVSYFGEDIAQAGATTEALVVFVSEITRLVIPLIALILGWKAIAGERERGSIKILLSLPHSRKDVLLGKLIGRSAVLSISLIVGFVLAAVVVAAMLGAFDVADYVGLLAMSILYGVAYTSIAVALSSLTRSTTVAGAAMVGVFVLFYIVWNAINTTFQLLMNQGYIAGETYTIDTDDGPMEFERLPDWAYFVESIDPGYAYNNALSIVTSAAETELGVAIEDAMFDGSVPFYLQDWFSFVVLLFWIVVPIAVALYRFDRVDL
- a CDS encoding ABC transporter ATP-binding protein, with translation MSAIRVDGLTKSYGQLLALSDLSFEVEEGEVFGFLGPNGAGKSTTINILLDFIRPTTGRVEVLGLDAQAHSRTIRSRTGVLPEGVETYDRLTARQHLEFAIESKGAADDPLALLERVGLEDAIDKKAGGFSKGMSQRLMLAMALVGEPDLLILDEPSTGLDPNGAREMRDIVREENARGATVFFSSHIMEQVEAVCDRVGILREGEMVAIDTVSGLRESVGDGTTLRVTVDRVDDDDLQAVRSLPDVSSATSEDGQPPTLVVQVDGSKTAVLGELEERGIDVQDFSTREASLEDVFQSYTADGGTEVHAR